The Candidatus Atribacteria bacterium ADurb.Bin276 genome window below encodes:
- a CDS encoding Helix-turn-helix domain protein, whose translation MSLNGETLQKLKELDPDLFSLIALLSGFKIPTGEIGETLEQINKNIESKMRNLPNNFSPNELLQTINNIIIEEIPEEIKQEIGSKEAIGTLMDIVSLFIDISFTSLTLVKIKKEIEKIEGTTPEKNEAIQQLNQIHAKSQKKQREIIERFRDIFLKFIKYPETTSPFINGLAPFASSAPAFGAVRAFLISKEWKEDDEGHPYFIHAINGEKLKGKFAYQVIMKQGVSIELVQKELAWDLVNQLGIDAAWVHLLLLSYAAVTPKDTTEEKRSFCIPREEFYKCLGLDKRTDLNREEKDKKCIEILNQLQSIGMQILHLELTGKNQRNEREVQTFNYQAGTFPLWDIHLNKFGQGSFDVKDGKIKCDYKDWQIVGRDGIWGEIFLHGEPSMRQFGYLAREMLEKVERKQNSMSATLAVLLTFKNRFEWGRNLEISNQEIIEFSGRETHPEDFRKRGQFKNQVINAILEQEKWGWQINFNAWPEYLRPKANKVGRIKSRYWNEFLNCKTLFIPPIPLKEASQNLKYLPPKPGKNKSKAKNWTGEEIRELRKSLGWTATQLANYLGISISMMSRLESNERAVKPEYKRKFQLLEKKKKEEANPIKKG comes from the coding sequence ATGAGTTTAAACGGTGAAACACTACAAAAATTAAAGGAACTGGACCCAGATTTATTTTCTTTAATCGCTTTGCTTTCAGGGTTTAAAATTCCAACCGGAGAAATTGGGGAAACATTGGAGCAAATCAATAAAAATATTGAAAGCAAAATGAGGAACTTACCAAATAATTTTTCTCCAAATGAGTTATTACAAACGATAAATAACATCATCATTGAAGAAATTCCAGAAGAAATTAAACAAGAGATTGGATCAAAAGAAGCTATAGGGACATTGATGGATATCGTTTCATTATTTATCGATATTTCTTTTACCTCTTTAACCCTGGTGAAGATTAAAAAAGAGATCGAAAAAATCGAAGGTACAACCCCGGAAAAAAATGAAGCCATTCAACAGCTAAACCAAATACACGCAAAAAGCCAAAAAAAGCAAAGAGAAATAATAGAGAGGTTCCGCGATATTTTTCTTAAATTTATTAAATATCCAGAAACCACCTCACCATTTATAAATGGGTTGGCACCTTTCGCAAGCAGTGCTCCGGCCTTTGGAGCGGTTAGGGCCTTTCTAATATCAAAAGAATGGAAAGAAGATGATGAGGGACACCCTTATTTTATTCATGCAATAAATGGAGAAAAATTAAAAGGGAAATTCGCTTATCAAGTTATCATGAAGCAAGGCGTATCCATTGAATTGGTTCAAAAAGAGCTGGCCTGGGATCTGGTTAATCAATTAGGAATAGACGCTGCTTGGGTTCATTTGTTGCTTTTATCATACGCTGCGGTTACTCCCAAAGATACAACCGAGGAAAAAAGATCTTTCTGTATCCCAAGGGAAGAATTTTATAAATGCTTGGGGCTTGATAAAAGAACAGATCTAAACCGAGAAGAAAAAGATAAAAAGTGCATTGAAATTCTCAACCAACTGCAATCAATCGGAATGCAAATCTTACATCTTGAACTTACCGGGAAAAACCAAAGAAATGAAAGGGAAGTACAAACCTTTAATTATCAAGCCGGAACCTTCCCACTCTGGGATATTCACTTAAATAAATTCGGCCAAGGATCTTTTGATGTAAAAGATGGAAAAATAAAATGCGATTATAAGGATTGGCAAATTGTAGGAAGGGATGGAATCTGGGGGGAAATCTTTTTACATGGTGAACCCTCAATGAGGCAGTTTGGTTATTTGGCAAGGGAAATGCTCGAGAAAGTGGAACGAAAACAAAATAGCATGAGTGCCACTCTGGCTGTTTTGTTGACCTTCAAAAATCGCTTTGAGTGGGGAAGAAATCTTGAAATTTCCAATCAAGAAATCATCGAGTTTTCAGGCCGAGAAACTCACCCGGAAGATTTTAGAAAGCGGGGACAATTTAAAAATCAGGTTATTAATGCCATTTTAGAACAGGAAAAATGGGGATGGCAGATCAATTTTAATGCCTGGCCGGAATATCTCAGGCCAAAAGCGAATAAGGTGGGAAGAATTAAGAGCAGATATTGGAACGAGTTTTTAAATTGCAAAACCCTTTTTATTCCACCCATTCCACTGAAAGAAGCAAGCCAAAATCTTAAATATTTACCTCCAAAGCCGGGAAAAAACAAAAGCAAGGCAAAAAACTGGACCGGTGAGGAGATCCGAGAGTTAAGAAAATCATTAGGATGGACAGCCACGCAACTGGCCAACTACTTGGGAATTTCAATTTCCATGATGAGCCGATTAGAAAGCAATGAAAGAGCGGTTAAACCTGAATATAAAAGGAAATTTCAACTCCTAGAGAAGAAAAAAAAGGAAGAAGCAAACCCGATAAAAAAAGGTTGA
- the dnaC_1 gene encoding Replicative DNA helicase, producing the protein MPDKFNLESEYYDPTLEKSLLAAIAKKPDLFYELIDLLDLEIIGNQENRNLYSQIETAAKDEKPMPRIDGEPTENPREAAEELINLYQKRLMAKVMENGMKQLGENRPAGEILTTTQEELNRVQQAILELKAGECFSLDQLFPNVLEEAKKKKEMKDQKKAIGLPTGIIKVDKLLGELQPGIHLLAAEPGAGKTTFALQVAIKAVETGYPALFISFEESLETLALKAVCQRLNLNGGNFILKNYREGKGNIEELERAQKEINLNKLFFLEGNSRLKVPTVKAKALQIIKKHRVEKILIVIDYLQRWSAIQTPEDENRREYRHIVGDLVSELRELANRLSSPVLIISSQNRLKQGEASLISFKESGDIEYSADTAIFLIHEDKKDGVESRAVLLDIKKNRFGDIGKVEMIFKPAKSIFKEK; encoded by the coding sequence ATGCCAGATAAGTTCAACCTTGAGAGTGAATATTATGATCCCACCCTGGAAAAATCGTTATTGGCAGCGATAGCGAAGAAACCAGATCTTTTTTATGAGTTGATCGATTTGCTTGACCTTGAGATTATCGGAAACCAAGAGAACCGCAATCTTTATTCCCAGATTGAAACAGCAGCGAAAGATGAAAAACCCATGCCCAGGATAGACGGAGAACCAACCGAGAACCCACGAGAAGCAGCCGAGGAACTTATTAATTTATATCAAAAAAGGTTAATGGCAAAAGTTATGGAAAATGGGATGAAGCAATTAGGAGAAAACCGGCCAGCGGGTGAGATCTTAACCACTACCCAGGAAGAATTAAACCGAGTACAGCAAGCAATTTTAGAACTAAAAGCCGGGGAATGTTTTTCACTTGATCAGTTATTCCCAAATGTTTTAGAGGAAGCGAAAAAAAAGAAAGAAATGAAAGACCAAAAAAAGGCAATTGGTTTACCAACCGGAATTATAAAGGTAGATAAATTACTGGGAGAGTTGCAACCTGGGATCCATTTATTAGCAGCTGAACCCGGAGCCGGTAAAACAACCTTTGCTTTACAAGTAGCAATTAAAGCGGTGGAAACCGGATACCCGGCCCTCTTTATCAGTTTTGAGGAATCCTTGGAAACCCTCGCATTGAAAGCAGTATGCCAAAGATTGAATTTAAATGGTGGAAATTTCATTTTAAAAAATTACCGAGAGGGAAAGGGAAATATTGAAGAATTAGAACGAGCTCAAAAGGAAATTAATTTGAATAAGTTATTTTTCCTTGAGGGAAACTCACGCTTGAAGGTTCCCACTGTAAAGGCCAAGGCTTTGCAGATCATAAAAAAGCACAGAGTGGAAAAAATCTTAATTGTAATTGATTACCTTCAAAGGTGGTCCGCAATTCAAACCCCAGAGGATGAAAACCGGCGGGAATATCGGCACATTGTTGGAGATCTGGTTTCAGAATTAAGAGAATTGGCAAACCGGTTAAGCAGCCCAGTATTGATTATCTCCAGCCAGAACCGGCTAAAGCAAGGAGAAGCAAGCCTAATCTCATTTAAAGAAAGCGGTGATATTGAATATTCAGCCGATACAGCTATTTTTTTAATTCATGAAGATAAAAAGGATGGCGTGGAAAGCCGGGCAGTCTTATTGGATATCAAAAAAAATCGGTTTGGAGATATCGGAAAAGTTGAAATGATATTTAAACCGGCTAAATCAATATTTAAGGAGAAATAG